One genomic region from Nostoc sphaeroides encodes:
- a CDS encoding protein kinase domain-containing protein, translated as MTIQLLNDRYQVIRTLGAGGFGETYLAEDTYMPSKRRCVVKQLRPIHNNPQIYQLVQERFQREAAILEELGGANDQIPALYAYFSSGGQFYLVQEWIEGDTLTGKVQTQGLFSEGDVQELFMNLLPVLDYVHSKHIVHRDIKPDNIIVRHRDGKPVLIDFGAIRESMGTVVNSQGNPTSSIVIGTPGYMPSEQAAGRPVYSSDLYSLGMTVIYLLTGRQAQQLETDFQTGEIVWRQYASHINPIMAGVIDRAIAYHPRDRYPTARAMLDTLQSIANPIPPTQPLLTQRTVVSAPPPQTLPVKPQPTPQNNSQNGILIGSLIAGGLIGASVIASQVFTKVSQSPPNQPEVTQTPVSVSSGTSPTPQVSESVNNTLSPQQVTTPTQPDTNSASSPSSFYFLADSSYSNSTKASKQVETLQAGGYSQAGMFWIPEYPNLSGKQLFEVYAALFSDRNKCIDLLKTYGQANASAYCAFASKDPNAPADRLYFKQIATTSSPAVETTITNNYSWLSQRLVTDTDLDEKDGFELDIMRNSIFANHGRRFDTPEIQDYFNKQSWYRPIYSPKAFPPKLLSKLEQQNVEYISKYQDRYGLRYFKK; from the coding sequence ATGACAATACAGCTGCTGAACGATCGCTATCAAGTTATCCGCACACTGGGCGCTGGTGGGTTTGGTGAAACCTATCTAGCAGAAGATACCTATATGCCCTCAAAGCGCCGTTGTGTGGTTAAACAGCTAAGACCGATTCATAACAATCCCCAAATTTACCAGTTAGTGCAAGAGAGGTTTCAACGTGAAGCAGCTATTTTAGAAGAACTCGGTGGCGCAAATGACCAAATTCCAGCATTGTATGCCTATTTCTCGTCAGGTGGACAATTTTACTTAGTTCAGGAGTGGATTGAAGGCGATACCCTAACTGGAAAAGTTCAAACGCAGGGGTTATTTAGTGAAGGCGATGTCCAGGAATTATTCATGAATTTATTACCCGTCCTGGATTACGTTCACTCAAAGCATATCGTTCACCGCGATATTAAACCGGATAACATTATTGTGCGTCATCGGGACGGTAAGCCGGTGCTAATTGATTTTGGCGCTATCCGCGAGTCGATGGGAACAGTAGTAAATTCTCAAGGCAATCCTACCAGTTCGATTGTGATTGGTACACCGGGCTATATGCCGAGTGAACAAGCCGCAGGTAGACCAGTTTATTCTAGTGATTTATACAGTTTAGGAATGACGGTAATTTATTTGCTGACTGGTAGACAAGCGCAACAACTAGAAACGGATTTCCAGACGGGTGAAATTGTGTGGCGACAGTACGCGAGTCATATTAACCCAATTATGGCAGGAGTAATTGATCGAGCGATCGCATATCATCCGCGCGATCGCTACCCCACAGCCAGAGCAATGCTGGATACTTTGCAGAGCATAGCAAATCCAATTCCACCGACGCAACCCCTGTTGACTCAACGGACTGTAGTCTCTGCACCGCCACCTCAAACACTGCCTGTCAAACCACAGCCTACCCCTCAAAATAATAGTCAGAATGGTATCCTCATCGGTAGTTTGATTGCAGGTGGATTAATTGGTGCATCTGTGATTGCAAGTCAGGTATTCACAAAAGTTTCTCAATCGCCTCCAAATCAGCCAGAAGTAACACAAACGCCTGTATCAGTGTCTTCAGGTACTTCACCAACACCCCAAGTCTCCGAATCTGTAAACAACACTCTTTCACCTCAACAGGTGACAACACCCACACAACCAGATACTAATAGCGCGAGTTCTCCCAGTTCTTTTTATTTTTTGGCAGATTCTAGTTATTCAAATTCAACAAAAGCTAGTAAGCAAGTTGAAACCTTACAGGCGGGTGGTTATTCTCAAGCAGGAATGTTTTGGATACCAGAGTATCCGAATTTGTCAGGAAAGCAGTTATTTGAAGTGTATGCAGCCTTGTTTAGCGATCGCAACAAGTGCATTGACTTACTCAAAACTTATGGACAAGCTAATGCAAGCGCTTATTGCGCGTTTGCTAGTAAAGATCCAAATGCACCAGCTGATCGTTTGTATTTCAAGCAAATTGCTACCACATCTTCACCAGCAGTTGAAACCACAATTACAAACAATTATTCTTGGCTTTCCCAAAGACTTGTAACTGATACAGATTTGGATGAAAAAGACGGTTTTGAACTAGATATTATGCGAAATTCGATTTTTGCTAATCACGGTCGCCGTTTTGATACTCCTGAAATACAAGACTACTTTAATAAGCAATCTTGGTATCGCCCGATATATTCACCGAAAGCATTTCCACCTAAATTGCTGTCAAAATTAGAGCAACAAAATGTAGAGTATATCAGCAAATATCAAGATCGTTACGGCTTGAGATATTTTAAGAAATAA
- a CDS encoding GIY-YIG nuclease family protein — protein sequence MALETNLSSLTALEYIPYIDDRGQLPEQFQGKIGVYAIFDQEKVLQFVGYSRDVYLSLKQHLVRQPQQCYWVKVQTIERPSRTILENTENAWIAENGSVPWGNGEQKEKWTHPIDVKVVMTPEEQAKYQHPANDELAQIKILKNVARRVEAEILTQLLEVRGLQMQIRFNPKLKEEGLLDLK from the coding sequence ATGGCTCTTGAAACGAATCTTTCTTCTTTGACAGCCCTGGAATATATTCCTTACATTGACGATCGCGGCCAATTACCCGAACAATTTCAGGGTAAAATCGGGGTATATGCTATCTTTGACCAAGAAAAAGTGCTGCAATTTGTAGGATACTCTCGTGATGTTTATCTCAGCCTCAAACAGCATTTAGTCCGTCAGCCACAGCAATGCTATTGGGTGAAAGTTCAAACTATTGAACGCCCTAGTCGCACAATTTTAGAAAATACTGAAAATGCTTGGATTGCTGAAAATGGCAGTGTCCCTTGGGGAAATGGGGAGCAAAAAGAAAAATGGACTCATCCCATTGATGTCAAAGTCGTAATGACTCCTGAAGAACAGGCAAAATATCAACATCCAGCTAATGATGAATTAGCACAAATAAAAATTCTTAAAAATGTGGCGCGGAGAGTAGAAGCAGAAATTTTAACGCAATTGTTAGAAGTGCGTGGTTTGCAAATGCAAATTCGCTTCAATCCGAAATTGAAAGAAGAAGGATTACTAGATTTGAAGTGA
- a CDS encoding GNAT family N-acetyltransferase, producing the protein MNQSNLSLSSGCMLRKATSGDQWSIRLLVFSAKLDPTQLNWQQFWVIECDVYGRQSLRNLVACGQLRNFSGAQELGSLVVASAWRGRGLGTLLTQHLINTATQPLYLECLGERLAQFYSRFGFVPISFEDLPQFPSTRGKSSLKGKFRFSQLVKRLFRVPVVFMEHRGNS; encoded by the coding sequence ATGAACCAGAGTAATCTATCGTTATCATCTGGGTGTATGCTTCGCAAGGCAACCTCTGGGGATCAGTGGTCGATTCGATTGCTAGTGTTTTCAGCGAAACTCGACCCAACCCAATTAAATTGGCAGCAATTTTGGGTAATAGAATGCGATGTCTACGGCAGGCAAAGCCTACGCAATCTGGTAGCTTGTGGACAGCTACGTAATTTCTCAGGGGCACAAGAACTTGGTAGTTTGGTCGTTGCATCAGCTTGGAGAGGTCGCGGTTTGGGTACTTTGCTAACGCAGCATTTGATTAATACGGCAACGCAACCACTTTATCTTGAATGTTTAGGTGAACGATTGGCGCAGTTTTACAGTCGCTTTGGTTTTGTGCCAATATCTTTTGAAGACTTGCCACAATTTCCCAGTACAAGAGGCAAGTCTTCGCTCAAGGGGAAATTTAGATTCTCGCAATTAGTTAAAAGGCTGTTCAGAGTTCCTGTGGTGTTTATGGAACATCGAGGTAATTCGTAA
- a CDS encoding class I SAM-dependent methyltransferase has protein sequence MTNDFFSNKKFLFDRWASSYDWLFPSVFYRAIHKRLLESVDLPESANVLDIGCGTGRLLERLATQFPDMQATGLDLSANMLRVARQSNRHRPRLIYIEGKAESLPFADGQFDAVFSTISFLHYLEPKQVVSEIARVLSPGGRFYLVDFTSIKEIEPQLLPISPFGISLYSPNQRQLLGSSAGLLCLNHHYLLGPVLLTIFAKPQI, from the coding sequence ATGACTAATGACTTTTTTAGTAACAAAAAGTTCCTTTTTGATCGATGGGCATCAAGTTACGACTGGCTCTTTCCTTCAGTGTTTTATCGAGCCATTCACAAACGGTTGCTGGAGTCCGTCGATTTACCAGAGTCAGCAAATGTACTTGATATCGGCTGTGGTACTGGACGTTTACTTGAGCGCCTTGCTACTCAGTTTCCCGACATGCAAGCCACTGGATTGGATTTATCTGCTAATATGTTGCGGGTAGCAAGACAGAGCAACCGCCACCGTCCACGCTTAATTTATATCGAGGGCAAAGCTGAGTCTCTTCCCTTTGCTGATGGTCAATTTGATGCTGTTTTCAGCACTATCAGTTTTTTGCACTATTTGGAACCAAAACAGGTGGTTAGTGAGATAGCACGGGTACTTTCTCCCGGTGGACGCTTCTACTTGGTTGATTTTACCTCCATAAAAGAGATAGAACCTCAATTATTGCCAATCTCTCCCTTTGGAATTAGCCTCTACAGCCCTAATCAACGTCAACTTCTTGGCTCCTCTGCTGGGTTATTGTGTTTGAATCACCACTATTTACTAGGGCCAGTCTTACTAACGATTTTTGCTAAACCTCAGATTTGA
- a CDS encoding Mo-dependent nitrogenase C-terminal domain-containing protein gives MTSFIQTRLHNDLLHPVRQWLETIEIHNSKLAHFLCKAIPAQCPFERDITLFSRKLFHIPPMCKLNPLYEEVVGLRFKALCYLADECGEDVTAYCS, from the coding sequence ATGACAAGTTTTATTCAAACCCGGTTACACAATGATTTACTCCATCCCGTCCGCCAGTGGTTGGAAACAATAGAAATTCATAACTCCAAATTGGCTCATTTCCTGTGCAAAGCTATTCCTGCTCAGTGTCCCTTTGAGCGAGACATCACGCTCTTTAGCCGGAAGCTATTTCACATTCCTCCGATGTGTAAATTAAATCCCCTATACGAGGAAGTGGTTGGTTTGCGTTTTAAAGCGCTCTGTTATCTTGCCGATGAATGCGGCGAAGATGTCACAGCCTATTGCTCATAG
- a CDS encoding response regulator transcription factor codes for MTHILLVEDEVKLARFVELELNYEGYQVSIAYDGLTALTAARKLHLDLVILDWMLPGLSGLEICHRLRSIAEKVPIILLTVKDEVSDRIVGLDTGADDYLVKPFSVDELLARVGDRLRRSQQVDGADVLEFKDLTLNRRTRQVYRDQRLIELTVKEFDLLEYLLAHPRQVITCDRILQEVWGYGLMGDANIIELQMRYLRLKLEANNEKSLIQTVSGVGYTLHD; via the coding sequence ATGACGCACATCTTACTGGTTGAAGATGAAGTCAAACTGGCACGATTTGTCGAATTGGAATTGAATTATGAAGGCTATCAAGTCAGTATTGCCTACGATGGATTAACTGCACTCACCGCAGCGCGTAAGTTACATCTAGATTTAGTAATTTTAGACTGGATGTTGCCTGGTTTATCGGGGTTGGAAATTTGCCACCGCCTGCGAAGTATTGCTGAGAAAGTGCCGATAATCTTATTAACCGTCAAAGACGAAGTGAGCGATCGCATTGTAGGCTTAGACACTGGTGCTGATGATTACCTCGTTAAACCCTTCAGCGTTGATGAATTATTAGCCAGAGTCGGCGATCGCTTACGAAGAAGCCAGCAAGTAGATGGTGCAGATGTTTTAGAATTTAAAGACCTAACTTTAAATCGTCGCACGCGCCAAGTGTACCGAGATCAGAGGTTAATTGAGTTAACTGTTAAGGAATTTGATTTACTAGAATATTTACTGGCCCATCCGCGACAGGTAATTACCTGCGATCGCATTTTACAAGAAGTCTGGGGTTACGGCTTGATGGGCGATGCGAACATCATTGAACTTCAGATGCGCTACCTACGGCTGAAACTTGAAGCCAATAACGAAAAGAGCCTCATTCAAACTGTGAGTGGTGTTGGCTACACATTACATGATTGA
- the arsM gene encoding arsenosugar biosynthesis arsenite methyltransferase ArsM, with product MTYLETAAQFYREVAETPQVGLCCVQSTPLQLPGLKIPLPMQEMNYGCGTTVHPTELGNQPTVLYVGVGGGLEALQFAYFSRHAGAVIAVEPVAAMREAAARNLEIAAQENPWFDTSFVEIREGDAFNLPVADLRVDIVAQNCLFNIFEPEDLTRALKEAYRVLKPGGRLQMSDPIATSQIPAHLQQDERLRAMCLSGALTYQEYTERITNAGFGQVEIRARRPYRLLDSQTYNLEEHLLLESLDSVSFKVAIPEDGACIFTGKTAVYAGLEPFFDDSAGHLLQRGIPAAVCDKTAAKLAAINPAEIIVTNSTWHYSGGGCC from the coding sequence ATGACTTATCTAGAAACAGCAGCGCAATTCTACCGCGAAGTTGCCGAAACCCCGCAAGTTGGACTTTGTTGCGTGCAAAGTACACCCCTGCAACTACCAGGATTGAAAATTCCTTTGCCAATGCAGGAAATGAACTATGGTTGTGGCACTACCGTTCACCCCACTGAACTAGGAAACCAACCTACCGTGCTGTATGTCGGTGTTGGCGGCGGCTTAGAAGCGTTGCAATTCGCTTATTTTTCCCGCCATGCAGGTGCTGTAATTGCTGTTGAACCGGTTGCGGCCATGCGGGAAGCTGCCGCACGCAATCTGGAAATTGCTGCTCAAGAAAACCCGTGGTTTGACACTAGCTTTGTAGAAATCCGCGAAGGCGATGCTTTTAACTTACCCGTTGCTGATCTTCGCGTCGATATCGTGGCGCAAAATTGCCTTTTCAACATCTTTGAACCAGAAGATTTAACCCGTGCTTTAAAAGAAGCCTATCGGGTATTAAAACCAGGCGGACGTTTGCAGATGAGCGATCCAATTGCCACTAGTCAAATTCCAGCACATCTTCAACAAGATGAACGACTCAGAGCCATGTGTTTATCAGGCGCACTCACATATCAAGAGTATACTGAACGGATTACAAATGCTGGTTTTGGTCAAGTTGAAATTCGCGCCCGTCGTCCTTACCGTCTACTAGATTCCCAGACTTATAATTTAGAAGAACACCTACTTTTAGAAAGTCTGGATTCCGTTTCCTTTAAAGTTGCTATTCCAGAAGATGGTGCTTGTATCTTTACAGGAAAAACAGCAGTTTATGCTGGCTTGGAACCATTTTTCGATGACTCAGCAGGGCATCTACTCCAACGAGGTATTCCCGCAGCCGTGTGTGATAAAACTGCTGCTAAACTTGCGGCTATTAACCCAGCAGAAATAATTGTCACCAATTCAACCTGGCACTATAGCGGTGGTGGTTGCTGTTAA